Proteins from one Brevibacillus humidisoli genomic window:
- a CDS encoding heme ABC transporter ATP-binding protein, with translation MSMEVDQVSVSVGEKAIIREISLSIRSGQFVGMIGPNGSGKSTLLKTMYRVLQPDVGVIRLDDQELYRQTPRQVSRQLAVVSQETPVHFDFTVEEIVLMGRNPHKRMLEPDTAEDRAIVREALQRVGMLDAAQRSLLTLSGGEKQRVLIARALAQQAKWLILDEPTNHLDIQYQLQLMDLVRALEVTVVAALHDLNLAAAYCDYLFVMDSGQLAASGHPAQVLKPELLRDVFGVEAEVTVHPKTGKPHIVYLAAHAERFALTER, from the coding sequence ATGAGCATGGAGGTAGACCAGGTATCCGTCTCGGTCGGAGAAAAAGCGATTATTCGAGAAATCTCCCTGTCTATCCGATCCGGACAGTTCGTCGGCATGATCGGACCAAACGGCAGCGGGAAATCGACTCTGCTCAAGACGATGTATCGCGTCCTGCAGCCTGATGTGGGCGTGATTCGTCTGGACGATCAGGAACTTTATCGGCAGACGCCCCGTCAAGTGTCGCGTCAACTGGCTGTGGTCAGTCAGGAAACGCCTGTCCACTTTGACTTCACAGTAGAGGAAATCGTCCTGATGGGCCGAAACCCGCATAAACGAATGCTGGAGCCCGATACCGCAGAGGATCGAGCGATTGTCAGAGAGGCGCTGCAGCGGGTCGGCATGCTGGACGCGGCGCAGCGCAGTTTGTTGACCCTGTCGGGAGGGGAAAAGCAGCGGGTGCTGATTGCCAGAGCGCTGGCGCAGCAGGCCAAGTGGCTGATCCTGGACGAGCCGACCAACCATCTGGATATTCAATACCAACTCCAATTGATGGATCTGGTCAGAGCGCTTGAAGTGACCGTTGTGGCCGCCTTGCATGACCTGAACCTTGCCGCGGCTTACTGCGATTATCTGTTTGTGATGGACAGCGGACAGCTGGCGGCATCAGGCCATCCGGCGCAGGTGTTGAAGCCCGAACTGCTTAGGGACGTGTTTGGCGTGGAGGCGGAAGTGACGGTCCATCCCAAAACAGGGAAACCGCACATCGTCTATTTGGCCGCCCATGCTGAACGGTTTGCACTGACGGAAAGGTAA
- a CDS encoding EamA family transporter, with translation MLYLVIFLVTLIWGVNGLIDRKALSTSHPIEVNFITTLTMVAVVFLSFTLARWSGVPFHFHKNTVLYAVLNGILIPASFIIYLYALSKDNFTTVITITATYPLITCILASILFKEPLTANKFIGLTMTVIGLYFVLRD, from the coding sequence GTGCTATATCTGGTAATCTTTTTAGTGACGTTGATCTGGGGAGTCAACGGCTTGATCGACCGTAAAGCCCTGTCCACCAGCCACCCGATCGAAGTCAATTTTATTACTACGCTGACGATGGTCGCCGTCGTGTTTCTCTCTTTCACGTTGGCGCGATGGTCGGGAGTCCCGTTTCACTTTCACAAGAATACCGTTTTGTATGCTGTTTTAAACGGAATCTTGATCCCCGCCTCATTTATCATCTATCTTTACGCCCTGTCCAAGGACAACTTCACCACTGTGATTACCATTACCGCTACCTATCCGTTAATCACCTGCATCCTTGCCAGTATCCTGTTTAAAGAGCCGCTCACCGCCAACAAATTCATCGGCCTAACAATGACCGTGATCGGGCTTTACTTTGTGCTAAGGGACTAG
- the map gene encoding type I methionyl aminopeptidase: protein MITLKTKEQIEQMAQAGKILAACHREIAKRIRPGVTTREIDQFVEQFLEKHGATPEQKGYQGYRYATCASVNDVVCHGFPSKQPLAAGDIVTIDMVVNKEGWLADSAWSYAVGKISRQARKLLQTTKESLYVGIEQAVAGNRLGDISHAIQVYAESRGYGVVREFTGHGIGQVMHEDPYVPHYGSPGKGIRLKAGMVITIEPMLTTGSYDVRVDDDGWTARTMDGSLAAQYEHTVAITDEGPVILTEQ, encoded by the coding sequence GTGATCACGCTGAAAACGAAAGAGCAGATCGAACAGATGGCTCAGGCAGGGAAAATTCTGGCCGCCTGCCATCGGGAGATCGCTAAACGGATCCGACCGGGAGTCACCACTCGGGAAATCGACCAGTTTGTCGAACAGTTTCTGGAGAAACACGGCGCCACTCCGGAACAGAAAGGTTATCAAGGATACCGTTACGCTACCTGCGCTTCCGTTAATGATGTGGTATGTCACGGCTTTCCCAGCAAACAGCCGCTCGCTGCAGGCGACATCGTCACGATTGACATGGTGGTCAATAAGGAAGGATGGTTGGCTGATTCGGCCTGGTCTTATGCTGTCGGCAAAATCTCACGGCAGGCCAGGAAACTGCTGCAGACAACGAAAGAGTCGCTCTACGTGGGGATTGAACAAGCGGTGGCCGGAAATCGCCTGGGGGATATCTCCCACGCTATCCAAGTGTACGCCGAAAGCCGTGGATACGGTGTGGTGCGTGAATTCACCGGTCACGGCATCGGGCAGGTGATGCACGAAGATCCTTATGTCCCCCACTACGGTTCGCCCGGCAAAGGAATCCGCTTGAAAGCGGGGATGGTGATCACCATCGAACCCATGCTGACGACAGGATCATACGATGTCCGAGTGGATGACGACGGATGGACGGCACGTACGATGGACGGCAGTCTCGCCGCTCAATATGAGCATACCGTCGCGATCACCGATGAGGGACCGGTCATTCTCACAGAGCAATAA
- the cyoE gene encoding heme o synthase yields MDQQATYQSDSLSLEAESDGQMQPATWSDYLHLTKPGITLSNLLTTFTGYWLAVFTFGYKLELHTLVLTLLGTAFVIASGATLNNYWDRELDAKMKRTKNRGLASGRIHPRNALAIGIALLVAGLIVLALFANPLTAVLGLLGHIFYVLIYTPLKRVTTLNTVIGGISGAIPPLIGWAAVTNNVEMGAWVLFLILFLWQPPHFLALAMLKTEEYRAGGIPMLPVVKGFAETKRQMFNYAAPMVPASLLLMLYANLGYVYLATALILGIGYLYILLKGFKAEDDLVWARKAFSYSLIYLTVLCFAIIVSAL; encoded by the coding sequence ATGGATCAGCAGGCTACTTACCAATCTGACAGCCTTTCCTTGGAAGCAGAGAGCGATGGGCAGATGCAACCGGCTACGTGGAGCGATTATCTGCATCTCACCAAGCCGGGGATTACCCTGTCCAACTTGCTTACCACGTTTACTGGCTATTGGTTGGCTGTGTTTACCTTTGGTTACAAACTGGAGCTGCATACACTTGTATTAACGCTTTTGGGAACGGCATTTGTGATTGCATCGGGCGCAACGTTAAACAACTACTGGGATCGAGAACTGGATGCCAAGATGAAGCGGACCAAAAATCGTGGATTAGCTTCCGGGCGAATCCATCCGCGAAATGCACTGGCGATCGGGATTGCGCTATTGGTTGCCGGGCTGATTGTGCTCGCCCTGTTTGCCAACCCTCTGACCGCTGTGCTTGGTTTGCTGGGTCACATCTTCTACGTGTTGATCTATACACCGCTTAAGCGGGTAACTACGCTAAACACCGTGATCGGCGGCATCTCCGGCGCCATCCCGCCGCTGATCGGCTGGGCAGCGGTTACGAACAATGTGGAGATGGGGGCGTGGGTGCTCTTCTTGATCCTGTTCCTCTGGCAGCCGCCGCACTTTTTGGCGCTGGCCATGTTGAAGACCGAGGAATATAGGGCAGGCGGCATCCCTATGCTGCCCGTGGTGAAGGGCTTTGCGGAAACAAAGCGGCAGATGTTCAACTATGCCGCGCCGATGGTTCCCGCTTCCCTCCTGCTCATGCTGTACGCCAATCTCGGTTATGTCTACCTGGCCACGGCGCTCATCCTCGGCATCGGGTATTTATATATCTTGCTGAAAGGTTTTAAAGCAGAGGACGATCTGGTCTGGGCGCGCAAGGCGTTTAGCTACTCGTTGATTTACCTGACGGTGCTCTGTTTCGCTATTATTGTGAGTGCGTTGTAA
- a CDS encoding FecCD family ABC transporter permease: MLGGGTNRADRGLPLRHHPLWFTAVLTGLTCLLLLSATLAVMLGPVSIQPAVVWNIALSHVPIFGDLIEQDWSKPQEQIIWEIRLPRVLLGAVVGAGLAVVGTAIQALVRNPLAEPYILGISSGSSVAATLVILFGAFSFLGTYALTLGAFAGAMVAMLAVYLLAQVAGSIQTTRLLLAGVSISMILSAATNFIVTAAPNEHGIRDALFWMLGSLAGAKWEYLMIPYVVVTGGMVFLLLQYRLLNALLMGEEAAATLGVNTHAFRKWLIVLLSLLIGVVVAVSGSIGFVGLIVPHIARFVVGSDHRRVLPVSALLGAVILIWADVLARLLLAPGELPIGVVTALAGGPFFIWLLRRSSYSFGGENR; encoded by the coding sequence ATGCTTGGAGGAGGAACCAATAGGGCGGACCGCGGTTTGCCTCTACGTCATCATCCACTCTGGTTTACAGCGGTGCTGACTGGGCTGACTTGTCTTCTGCTGCTGTCGGCGACATTGGCGGTGATGCTTGGACCGGTCAGCATTCAGCCGGCTGTCGTGTGGAACATTGCGTTATCGCATGTACCCATTTTCGGGGACTTGATTGAACAGGATTGGAGCAAGCCGCAGGAACAGATCATCTGGGAGATCAGACTGCCGCGCGTCCTGTTAGGCGCGGTCGTAGGCGCTGGATTGGCTGTTGTAGGGACTGCAATCCAGGCGTTGGTGCGTAACCCTCTGGCTGAACCGTATATCCTGGGCATCTCATCGGGTTCATCGGTCGCCGCGACACTTGTGATACTCTTCGGGGCATTCTCTTTTCTGGGAACGTATGCCCTGACACTAGGCGCTTTTGCTGGAGCAATGGTCGCGATGCTTGCCGTCTACTTGTTGGCCCAGGTGGCAGGGAGCATTCAGACAACCCGTTTGTTGCTGGCTGGTGTCTCCATCTCGATGATTCTGTCAGCGGCCACCAACTTCATCGTCACGGCTGCCCCAAATGAGCATGGAATTCGCGATGCGCTGTTTTGGATGCTGGGCAGTTTGGCAGGAGCGAAATGGGAGTACCTCATGATTCCTTACGTGGTGGTGACAGGCGGGATGGTTTTCTTGCTGCTTCAATATCGCTTGCTCAATGCCTTGCTCATGGGGGAGGAAGCGGCGGCGACACTCGGCGTCAACACCCATGCTTTTCGCAAATGGCTGATCGTGCTGCTCTCTTTGCTAATCGGGGTGGTTGTCGCCGTCAGCGGTTCGATCGGGTTTGTCGGGCTGATCGTCCCGCACATCGCTCGATTTGTCGTCGGGTCTGATCATCGTAGGGTGCTGCCGGTTAGCGCTCTGCTAGGCGCGGTGATCCTGATCTGGGCTGATGTACTGGCCCGCCTGCTGCTGGCTCCCGGGGAACTGCCAATCGGTGTCGTCACGGCGTTGGCGGGCGGCCCGTTTTTTATCTGGCTGCTGCGGCGGTCAAGCTACTCGTTCGGAGGGGAAAACAGATGA
- a CDS encoding exonuclease SbcCD subunit D translates to MRILHTADWHFGRTLEGRERRQEQAAFVDELCVIADERSVDLVLIAGDVYDSVNPPAWAEELFYEALERLSKGGQRGVIAIAGNHDQPERIRAAAPLAHKQGIVLLGLPKEAPIVDQDDHERHAERAHVVAGGPSWLEMALPGVDHHAVVIAMPYPSEARLKELLSESFTAEQMQQAFSERMEALLAELAKAFRPDTVNLVMSHLFVMGGAESESERPIQIGGTSVVPPAAFPKQADYVALGHLHRPQKLSETPLVRYSGSPLAYSFSEAGQSKAVVLVDAVPGQPVQEELIYLSSGRPLTRWKATEGIAQVERWLAEGRDAGSWIDLELHVSDVIDPAEFQRLRKLSDDFVKIQRVLVKPERESEEEQAQQEELGGLQPEQLFRRFYERKRGVQPDPQIVELFSRLMAGPQEETQESEAR, encoded by the coding sequence ATGCGCATTTTACATACGGCGGACTGGCATTTCGGGCGTACATTGGAGGGACGGGAGCGGAGGCAGGAGCAGGCCGCTTTTGTCGATGAGCTATGCGTGATTGCTGATGAGCGGTCGGTCGATCTGGTGCTGATCGCCGGTGACGTATACGATTCTGTCAATCCTCCCGCTTGGGCAGAGGAGTTGTTTTACGAAGCGTTGGAACGGCTGTCAAAAGGAGGACAGCGAGGTGTGATTGCGATCGCCGGCAACCACGATCAGCCGGAGCGGATCCGGGCGGCTGCTCCCTTGGCTCATAAACAGGGGATCGTGCTGCTCGGATTGCCAAAAGAGGCTCCGATCGTCGACCAAGACGATCATGAGCGGCATGCTGAGCGGGCACATGTCGTGGCAGGTGGCCCTTCCTGGCTGGAAATGGCGTTGCCCGGCGTCGATCACCACGCGGTGGTGATCGCGATGCCCTATCCATCGGAAGCACGGCTGAAAGAGTTGCTTAGTGAGAGCTTTACGGCCGAACAGATGCAGCAGGCCTTTTCGGAACGGATGGAGGCGCTGTTAGCGGAACTGGCTAAAGCGTTCCGCCCCGACACCGTCAATCTGGTGATGAGCCATCTGTTCGTGATGGGCGGAGCTGAGAGTGAGTCGGAACGGCCGATTCAGATCGGCGGAACCTCTGTAGTGCCTCCGGCCGCTTTTCCCAAGCAGGCCGATTATGTGGCGCTGGGACACCTGCATCGGCCACAGAAGCTAAGTGAGACGCCTCTCGTCCGCTACAGTGGATCACCGCTTGCCTACAGCTTCTCCGAGGCTGGTCAGAGCAAGGCGGTGGTGTTGGTTGACGCGGTTCCGGGCCAGCCCGTGCAGGAAGAATTGATCTACCTCAGCAGCGGCCGTCCGTTGACACGCTGGAAGGCTACAGAGGGGATTGCGCAGGTGGAACGCTGGCTCGCAGAAGGGCGTGATGCAGGTAGCTGGATCGATCTGGAGCTGCATGTCTCCGACGTGATCGATCCCGCTGAATTCCAGCGTCTGCGCAAACTGAGTGATGATTTTGTCAAAATCCAGCGGGTGCTGGTGAAACCGGAGCGGGAATCAGAGGAGGAGCAGGCACAACAGGAGGAGTTGGGCGGGCTGCAACCGGAACAGTTGTTTCGCCGTTTTTACGAGCGGAAACGGGGTGTGCAGCCGGACCCACAGATCGTTGAGCTGTTTTCCCGCTTGATGGCTGGACCACAGGAAGAGACGCAGGAGAGTGAGGCCCGATGA
- a CDS encoding COX15/CtaA family protein, whose protein sequence is MMFLTMLAGSLVTKTGSAMGCGNDWPLCNGKWVPEYTLESLIEYSHRLITGVAGLVVILFSIVAWRRFRGNAEVRALAMIGLFFIILESLLGASAVIWPQSSAVLALHFGFSLLAFSGVLLLTLFVLQRERRDQYVRQPVSRRFRNLVWGVAIYAYGVVYLGAYVRHTGSSMGCNEWPLCRGGELIPELTGQVAIHFIHRLAATCLFLLLLVVLVYAFRYYRQERRDVYVASLLAFILVALQVISGGFVVWFELHLYATMLHSAIITCLFGILCYLCLQSLKQPQAVQQERKAPEPEFARQVAPLTKI, encoded by the coding sequence ATGATGTTCTTGACGATGCTGGCCGGTTCGCTGGTGACCAAGACGGGCTCAGCGATGGGCTGTGGCAACGATTGGCCGCTGTGCAACGGCAAGTGGGTACCGGAGTATACGCTGGAATCGCTGATCGAATACTCGCACCGCCTCATCACCGGTGTGGCCGGTTTGGTGGTGATCCTCTTTTCTATTGTTGCTTGGCGAAGGTTTCGCGGTAATGCGGAAGTTCGGGCATTGGCGATGATCGGCCTTTTCTTCATTATCCTGGAGTCGTTGTTGGGTGCATCTGCTGTGATCTGGCCCCAGTCCTCTGCGGTGCTTGCCTTGCACTTCGGCTTCTCTCTGCTCGCGTTCAGCGGAGTGCTGTTGCTTACTTTGTTTGTCCTGCAGCGGGAGAGAAGGGATCAATATGTACGGCAGCCGGTTTCCCGCCGTTTTCGCAATCTGGTCTGGGGAGTGGCTATCTACGCCTACGGTGTTGTCTATCTCGGAGCATACGTGCGGCATACCGGCTCCAGCATGGGTTGCAATGAATGGCCCCTCTGTCGGGGAGGAGAGTTGATCCCGGAACTGACCGGTCAAGTGGCGATTCACTTCATCCACCGACTGGCAGCTACCTGTCTGTTCCTGTTGCTGTTAGTCGTGCTGGTCTATGCTTTCCGTTACTACCGGCAGGAGAGGCGGGACGTCTACGTGGCCAGTCTGCTGGCTTTCATCCTGGTCGCGCTGCAGGTGATCAGCGGCGGATTTGTTGTCTGGTTTGAGCTACACCTGTACGCTACAATGCTTCACTCTGCGATCATCACCTGTCTGTTCGGCATTCTTTGCTATCTCTGCCTGCAGTCCCTGAAGCAGCCACAAGCTGTTCAACAAGAGCGGAAGGCACCTGAGCCTGAGTTTGCGCGGCAGGTCGCACCGCTGACGAAGATCTAA
- a CDS encoding MDR family MFS transporter, whose protein sequence is MSRWQGVLKRYDTAIWVRVFGTVLTTLTGFMLRPFLVLYLYDKLDGSILLPMVVVGLQPLTGILVTLWGGGLTDRYGRKPLMVTALIVQTLSMTGFIFAESVWEFAALTLLNGFGMALFFPAANAQVTDVVPEEQRAEVFALLHTALNVGAACGPLLGLALFTQSPALVFSCAAAASLVYLLTVLWKIPETLPADLRLRSLPVSRHPKMKLTQHKPLLWMTLFATPIGLLYAYTESVLPLHLKANFVNYETVFVWLMTINGTTVILLQIWLTKKTEHLALHNVILVAYLLFATVAFGYGFGKVFILLALIEIVFTIGEMLVGPHMQKAVSILAPPEMRGRYFSIYGLNWQVAKAVGPLFGGVLLSAFGGELMFSVVAVLLLVSGLAQYRLLRQLRHDSQVKATVSTATRTG, encoded by the coding sequence ATGAGCAGATGGCAAGGGGTTTTAAAGCGGTATGACACCGCGATCTGGGTCAGGGTGTTCGGGACCGTGCTGACCACACTGACCGGATTTATGCTGCGTCCGTTTTTGGTGCTATACCTCTACGACAAACTGGATGGCTCGATCCTGCTGCCCATGGTGGTAGTCGGACTGCAGCCGCTAACCGGCATTCTCGTCACGCTCTGGGGCGGTGGGTTGACCGACCGCTATGGGAGAAAGCCGCTGATGGTGACAGCCTTGATCGTACAAACTCTATCGATGACAGGATTCATCTTCGCCGAGTCGGTGTGGGAATTCGCTGCCTTGACTCTGCTCAATGGTTTTGGCATGGCCTTGTTTTTCCCTGCGGCCAACGCCCAGGTAACCGATGTTGTACCAGAGGAGCAGCGGGCTGAAGTATTTGCCCTGCTTCATACCGCGCTTAACGTGGGAGCTGCTTGCGGCCCTCTGCTGGGGCTGGCATTGTTCACACAGAGTCCGGCGCTCGTATTTTCCTGTGCTGCAGCTGCTTCCCTGGTTTACCTGCTGACTGTACTTTGGAAAATCCCAGAGACCCTGCCAGCCGACCTTCGGCTGCGCTCCCTTCCAGTCAGCCGCCATCCCAAAATGAAGCTGACCCAGCACAAGCCGTTGTTGTGGATGACTTTGTTTGCCACACCGATTGGCCTGTTGTACGCCTATACGGAATCGGTGCTGCCGCTCCATCTTAAAGCCAACTTTGTCAACTATGAGACGGTATTCGTCTGGCTGATGACGATTAACGGGACAACCGTCATCCTGCTGCAGATCTGGCTGACCAAGAAAACGGAGCATCTCGCCTTGCACAACGTGATTCTGGTCGCATACCTGCTGTTTGCCACTGTGGCGTTCGGTTACGGTTTTGGCAAAGTATTCATCCTGCTCGCCCTGATCGAAATCGTCTTTACGATCGGTGAGATGCTGGTTGGCCCCCATATGCAAAAGGCCGTTTCCATCCTGGCTCCGCCAGAGATGCGGGGCCGCTATTTTTCTATTTATGGGCTAAACTGGCAGGTCGCTAAAGCAGTCGGTCCCTTGTTTGGCGGGGTGTTGCTTTCGGCGTTTGGCGGGGAATTGATGTTCTCCGTAGTGGCCGTGCTTCTCCTGGTCTCAGGATTGGCCCAGTACCGTCTGCTGAGGCAGCTCCGTCATGATTCACAGGTGAAGGCGACGGTGTCAACCGCCACGCGTACCGGGTAA
- a CDS encoding sulfite exporter TauE/SafE family protein: MDLQLIIIGLFVGFLVGLTGVGGAALLTPILVMLGVQPTIAVGTDLVYNSITKVFGALQHWRQRTVNLRVAMYFAIGSVPSAILAVNCIQWIELVYGGADLIIKKVLGFALILIPIAMIVKTIQDRREPHPNRWQQLSISEKKKITITIGAALGFIVGLTSIGSGSLFALALMYFFQMSGKEVVGTDIAHAFVLVTAAGLVHMSYGTVDYPIVFQLLAGSIPGVFMGSILATRVPTFILRFAISTIIFYTGLKLL; the protein is encoded by the coding sequence ATGGATTTGCAATTGATCATCATTGGTCTGTTTGTCGGTTTCCTCGTCGGTCTCACAGGGGTGGGCGGAGCTGCTCTGCTAACGCCAATTCTAGTGATGTTGGGGGTTCAGCCAACGATTGCCGTAGGAACAGACCTCGTCTACAACTCGATAACAAAAGTTTTTGGTGCCTTGCAACATTGGCGGCAGCGTACAGTCAACCTGCGGGTCGCCATGTACTTCGCGATCGGCAGCGTTCCCAGTGCGATTTTGGCGGTCAACTGCATCCAGTGGATTGAGCTTGTCTATGGCGGCGCTGATCTGATCATCAAAAAAGTGTTGGGGTTTGCTTTGATCCTGATCCCCATCGCGATGATTGTGAAAACGATACAAGATAGGCGGGAACCTCACCCCAACCGCTGGCAGCAGTTGTCTATCTCCGAAAAGAAAAAGATCACGATCACCATCGGTGCCGCTCTGGGCTTCATCGTCGGTCTTACCTCTATTGGAAGCGGCTCGCTGTTTGCGCTTGCCCTGATGTATTTTTTTCAGATGAGCGGGAAAGAAGTGGTCGGGACCGACATCGCTCACGCGTTTGTCCTTGTAACAGCAGCAGGACTCGTACACATGAGCTATGGCACTGTCGATTACCCGATCGTCTTTCAACTGTTGGCCGGCTCCATCCCCGGTGTGTTCATGGGAAGTATCCTCGCGACGCGCGTCCCTACCTTCATCCTGCGATTTGCCATCTCGACGATCATCTTCTATACCGGACTGAAGCTGCTCTGA
- a CDS encoding ABC transporter substrate-binding protein — MRQRNKMIYTWKQKIWVAMLCLLGSALAACSQGEQAVTNGTAAVSGQQTEETEVTLTNMGRTITYSAPPQRAVALNQHATEVMLALGLQDVMVGTAYLDDQILPEYQEAYEQVPVLADEYPSKEVFLAANPDFAYAGWKSAFTEKQLGTVEELAEMGIKTYIQESSNITAPTVEDVYEDIRNIGRIFRVEERADQLIDQMKREMEAITRQLGPVEQPLRVFVYDSGEDKPYTAANNYMTPLIELAGGKNIFDDIEKGWAEVSWEEVVARRPDVIVIMDYGKKTVQQKRDLLLARKGLSEVPAIQNKRFIVLPLSAAAEGIRAPIALETLARGFYPERFEQ; from the coding sequence ATGAGACAGAGGAACAAAATGATCTATACGTGGAAACAAAAAATATGGGTAGCGATGCTGTGCTTGCTGGGTTCTGCTTTGGCTGCTTGTAGTCAAGGTGAACAGGCAGTGACGAATGGGACGGCTGCTGTTTCGGGTCAGCAGACGGAGGAGACGGAAGTGACGCTGACCAACATGGGGCGAACGATTACCTATTCCGCCCCTCCCCAGCGGGCGGTTGCCCTAAACCAGCACGCCACCGAGGTGATGCTTGCCTTGGGCTTGCAAGATGTGATGGTGGGCACTGCCTACCTGGATGATCAGATTTTGCCGGAATATCAGGAGGCCTATGAACAGGTTCCGGTGCTCGCCGACGAGTACCCGTCAAAAGAGGTGTTTCTCGCCGCCAATCCCGACTTTGCCTACGCTGGATGGAAAAGCGCCTTTACCGAAAAACAGTTGGGAACAGTAGAAGAGTTGGCAGAGATGGGCATCAAGACGTACATCCAGGAGTCGTCCAACATCACAGCACCTACTGTGGAAGACGTTTACGAAGATATCCGCAATATCGGCCGCATCTTCAGAGTGGAAGAGAGAGCGGACCAACTGATTGACCAAATGAAACGGGAGATGGAAGCGATCACGCGTCAGCTCGGTCCGGTGGAGCAGCCGCTTCGCGTGTTTGTCTACGACAGCGGGGAAGACAAGCCGTATACGGCGGCCAACAATTACATGACGCCCCTGATTGAACTGGCCGGAGGGAAAAACATCTTTGACGACATCGAAAAAGGCTGGGCGGAAGTAAGCTGGGAGGAAGTAGTGGCCCGACGTCCGGACGTGATTGTGATCATGGACTACGGAAAGAAAACCGTCCAGCAGAAACGGGATCTGCTGCTGGCCCGAAAAGGATTGTCCGAAGTGCCGGCCATACAAAACAAACGGTTTATCGTCCTCCCGCTCTCAGCGGCGGCCGAGGGAATACGTGCCCCGATTGCGCTAGAGACATTGGCGAGAGGGTTTTATCCGGAGCGATTTGAACAATAG
- a CDS encoding NADH:flavin oxidoreductase/NADH oxidase, with translation MTSLAAPFRLKGLELKNRIVMPPMCQYSVEAKDGKPNDWHLVHYVSRAVGGTGLIIIEMTDVEPDGRITDYDLGLWSDEQIPAYRRIISEVQKYGAKIGIQIAHAGRKAEDADVPVAPSALRYSSDYKQPRALTTQEVQQMVVKFQDAARRAVEAGVDTIEIHGAHGYLIHQFHSPGINNRTDEYGRDLSRFGVEVVEAIKAVTPEDMPLIMRISAVEYMDGGYDLDHAIELCKRYKEAGVDLFHVSSGGEGPIGSRKPGGHPGYQVPFARAIKQALDVPVIAVGSLEDPKLAEAVVANGDADLVAVARGMLDDPYWALHALQTVTGQAREAAPRQYRVAF, from the coding sequence ATGACAAGTTTAGCTGCTCCATTTCGACTAAAAGGCTTGGAACTGAAAAACCGTATTGTCATGCCGCCCATGTGCCAATACTCTGTCGAGGCAAAAGACGGCAAACCAAATGATTGGCATTTGGTTCACTATGTGTCGCGGGCGGTCGGGGGAACGGGTCTGATCATCATTGAGATGACCGATGTTGAACCGGATGGCCGCATCACAGATTACGATCTTGGACTGTGGTCTGACGAACAGATTCCCGCATACCGCCGGATTATCTCAGAAGTGCAAAAATACGGAGCCAAGATCGGGATCCAAATCGCCCATGCCGGTCGCAAGGCGGAAGATGCGGACGTACCAGTTGCCCCCTCTGCTCTTCGCTACAGTTCCGACTATAAACAGCCGCGTGCGCTGACGACTCAGGAAGTACAGCAGATGGTGGTCAAGTTTCAAGATGCCGCCCGCCGAGCGGTAGAGGCAGGGGTAGACACGATCGAGATCCACGGTGCCCACGGCTATTTGATCCATCAATTCCACTCCCCCGGCATCAACAATCGCACAGATGAATACGGCCGCGATCTTTCCCGATTTGGGGTTGAGGTGGTAGAGGCCATCAAGGCCGTCACTCCAGAGGATATGCCGCTCATCATGCGAATTTCCGCCGTTGAGTACATGGATGGCGGGTACGACTTGGACCATGCGATCGAGCTGTGCAAACGGTATAAAGAGGCGGGTGTCGACCTGTTCCATGTCTCCAGCGGTGGAGAAGGGCCGATCGGCAGCAGAAAACCGGGCGGACATCCTGGATATCAGGTTCCCTTTGCTCGCGCCATTAAGCAAGCGTTGGATGTGCCGGTCATCGCCGTAGGCAGTCTGGAAGATCCCAAGCTGGCAGAAGCCGTAGTCGCAAATGGGGACGCCGACCTGGTCGCAGTGGCAAGAGGCATGTTGGATGACCCGTATTGGGCCCTCCATGCGCTGCAAACGGTAACCGGTCAAGCGCGAGAGGCAGCCCCTCGGCAGTATCGAGTCGCTTTTTGA